The Thioalkalivibrio thiocyanodenitrificans ARhD 1 nucleotide sequence CGCAACTGGCGTTCCATCTCGGGAATGGGGAGGGCACCGGAGGTGCCTTCCCGGAGCAGCGCCTGCTTCAGGCGGGCATACTCGCTCTCCACCCGGGCCACCGCCTCCGCCACGGTTTCCCGGCGCGGGTCATCCGGCTCCAGCCGGGCCAGATCCAGGGCACGGATGGCCAGCGCCTGCCACTGGCGGCGCTGCTCGGCGATATCGGGCAGGGCGTGGCGTTCCCGCAGCCTGCGCAGGGCGGCAATGTCGTGGGCAAGCGTCGCCACGTCGCGGTGATAGCGGGCCACGCGTAACGCCTCCGTGACACCGTCGGCGGTCTTGTCGGGCAGGTGCCCCCGGGAGACGCGGGCAGCAAAATCGCCGATGGCCTCCACGAGGCGTTCCACCACCCGCTGCTGTGCCGCCAGGGATTCGGCGGCGGGTGCCCGCTCTGACAGTGCTTCACGGGCCATGCGGTGCGTCATGTCGCCCAGGCGGTCGATCTCGAGAATCAGCGCACGCAGGCCCAGATCGGGCACGCCCGCGCTGCCGGCATCCAGGTACCGGGGCCGGGCGGCGTCCTCCTCGGCGGACCCGAAACGACCCTGCAGCCAGCGGACCATGACCGGGGCCACGGGGATCATCAGCGCCACGCCCAGCAGGTTGAAGCCGGTGTGAAACAGGGCCAGCAGCATCGCCGGCGCGGGTGCCTCACCGGTGCTGCCCCACAGCCATCCGATGAAGCCCAGGAACCAGGGCAGGATCAACAGGGCCACCAGCGCGGTCAGGCCATTGAAGATCACGTGGGCGACGGCCACCCGCCTGGCGTTGGCAGTAGCGCCGATGACCATCAGCAGGGCCTTGACCGTGGTGCCCAGGTTCGCGCCGATCACCGCGGCCGCCGCCGACTCGAGGGGCAAGGCGCCGCTCATGGCGGCCGTGAGCGCCATGGCCATGGAAGCCGACGAACTCTGCATCAGCACCGTAAGCAGTGCGCCGAGTAACACCATGATCGCGGCGCCCTGTATGCCCGGCCGCACCAGTGCGCCCATGTCCATCGTGTGGGCGAAACCCTCGAACGCATTCTTGAGCACGTCGATCCCCAGGAACAGGAGACCGAATCCGGCCAGCGCGAGACCCAGGTGTTTCAGGCGCGTGCCCCGGAAGAAGAGGTACATGAGCGCGCCCACCCCGATGGCAGGCAGGGCGAGGGCCTCGATCCGGAAGTCGAGACCGACCAGCGCCACCAGCCAGCCGGTCATGGTGGTGCCCACGTTGGAGCCGAAGATGACCCAGACCGCCTGCCCCAGGGTGAGCAGGCCGGCGTTGGCGAACCCGATGGTCGCCACCGTCACGGCGCTGGAGGACTGCACCAGGGCCGTGACCGCCATGCCCGAGGTCAGTGCGCGGGTGCGGGTGCGGGTCCAGATCCCGAGGATGTGCTCCAGTGCCTTTCCGCCGGCCAGTTTCAGGCCGTCGGTCATCAGCGTCATGCCCAGGAGGAACAGGCCCAGCCCCCCCAGGAAACCCGCGATGACGGTGGTGAGGGCGATGGGGGGCAGCTCGGTCATGGGTGTTCGGGGCGTCCAGTGATCGGGGGCGCATCGGCTGGGGACAATTCGATCGCCTGCGGTCTGTCACCTGACGCGATCACAGTTCGATGCGGTCACCCGGTCCCGGGATATTTGCCTCGATGTCGTGTCGCTGCTTAAGCGCCCCGGCCAGCGCCTGCTGTGCCTCCGGTTCCCCGTGCACCAGGTGAAAGGCGGGTCGGTCCCGGAAGCCCGCCGCCCAGGCCAGGAGCTGGGTCTGTCCGGCATGGGCGGAGAATCCGCCCAGGGTGTGGATCTCGGCCTTGACGGCCACCTCGGAGCCCAGCAGCTTCACCTTGTCCGCGCCGTCCACCAGCCGCCGCCCCAGGGTCCCGGCTGCCTGAAAGCCGACGATGATCACGTGGGTGTTCTGATGCCAGAGGTTGTATTTCAGGTGATGACGGATACGGCCGCCGTTGCACATGCCGGCGCCGGCGATGATGATGGCGCCCCCCTGGATGCGGTTGATGGCCATGGAATCCTCCACGCTGCGCGAGAACTGCAGGGGCGGCAGGTAGTCGGCCAGCCGGCCGTTGGCCGCCTTGTCCAGGCGGGAGAGATCCTCGGAGTTCAGGGCCGCCCGGTGCCGTGCGTAGAGTTCAGTGACCTGGATCGCCATGGGGCTGTCCAGGAAGATCTTCTGGTGGTGCAGGCGCCCCTGGTGATGCAGCGTGCTCAGGTGATAGAGGAGCTCCTGGGTACGGCCCACCGCGAACGCGGGGATCAGCACATTGCCGCCGTCCGCGTACGCCTGTTCCAGGATCCCGGCCAGTTCCTCGATGGTTTCCGCCATGGGGCGGTGATCGCGGTCCCCGTAGGTGCTTTCCAAGAGTACCACGTCCGCGTGTTCCAGCCGGGCGGGGTCGTGCATGAGCACGGAGTCCCGGTTGCCCAGGTCGCCGGAGAACACCAGCCGCCGTTCGCGTCCTCCGGAGGGTACCGTCAGTTCCACGATGGCGGAGCCCAGGATATGTC carries:
- a CDS encoding Na/Pi cotransporter family protein — protein: MTELPPIALTTVIAGFLGGLGLFLLGMTLMTDGLKLAGGKALEHILGIWTRTRTRALTSGMAVTALVQSSSAVTVATIGFANAGLLTLGQAVWVIFGSNVGTTMTGWLVALVGLDFRIEALALPAIGVGALMYLFFRGTRLKHLGLALAGFGLLFLGIDVLKNAFEGFAHTMDMGALVRPGIQGAAIMVLLGALLTVLMQSSSASMAMALTAAMSGALPLESAAAAVIGANLGTTVKALLMVIGATANARRVAVAHVIFNGLTALVALLILPWFLGFIGWLWGSTGEAPAPAMLLALFHTGFNLLGVALMIPVAPVMVRWLQGRFGSAEEDAARPRYLDAGSAGVPDLGLRALILEIDRLGDMTHRMAREALSERAPAAESLAAQQRVVERLVEAIGDFAARVSRGHLPDKTADGVTEALRVARYHRDVATLAHDIAALRRLRERHALPDIAEQRRQWQALAIRALDLARLEPDDPRRETVAEAVARVESEYARLKQALLREGTSGALPIPEMERQLRIISMARRLVTQADKARHHGDHLAGRTGKDGEPRETA
- a CDS encoding MBL fold metallo-hydrolase RNA specificity domain-containing protein — protein: MSTLTFLGAVGEVTGSRYLIETGDANLLLECGLHQGGAQADRANRASLAKLARQVDAVILSHGHLDHSGLVPKLVRDGYRGPVYCTPGTRDLLQIMWKDAAFVMGKDVEWENKWRRRADKRLLEPLYEEEDVEAALEYCEPLPYHRIETLPGQAKLQFHDAGHILGSAIVELTVPSGGRERRLVFSGDLGNRDSVLMHDPARLEHADVVLLESTYGDRDHRPMAETIEELAGILEQAYADGGNVLIPAFAVGRTQELLYHLSTLHHQGRLHHQKIFLDSPMAIQVTELYARHRAALNSEDLSRLDKAANGRLADYLPPLQFSRSVEDSMAINRIQGGAIIIAGAGMCNGGRIRHHLKYNLWHQNTHVIIVGFQAAGTLGRRLVDGADKVKLLGSEVAVKAEIHTLGGFSAHAGQTQLLAWAAGFRDRPAFHLVHGEPEAQQALAGALKQRHDIEANIPGPGDRIEL